A segment of the Candida albicans SC5314 chromosome 2, complete sequence genome:
ATGTGGGCGTGTAGGGCCCTTCCACAAATGTATTGGCATACCAACTATTACGTCAATATTTCTGTTGGCAAAAATTGGGCTTACACAAacactttattttttttttgcaactctGACAATGATGATATCGTTTCACACGCTTATGAAGTACATTATCACAATTATACCAGAAGTATCCTATTTGATATCGTTCCTTCAATTCTATTATACGTATTTTACTGggttattgtttttattgtCAAGAATCAGGATTAGAAACATCCAAAAGGAAACcaccaaaattatttttagtttgtaCAAAAATGAAGGAGCCCTTTACGATTTCTGGTTTAGTTGCAATATTATCACTATTACTACAGGTATGATATGGGCGTTTCTAAAACACAATGCAAATAGCAAATCAAAGGATGCGTTGGTAGTTATAATCATTTCCTCGGTTTTGCGATTTTCCGTTATGTCTGCCCACCAGATCAAACAGTATACCTTGAAGCGTAACTGGCTTCCAAATGCCAAATATGTATTGAATGTGCCTATAACCAGATTTCTCCAGATGGATAGTATGTGCATGTTGGTCATTGCAGAGTTATTTTTAGAATCAAAGCAAGGCATATCAAAAGTAGCATTGTTGGTGTTGCATTCCATCTTAAGCTTGCTAGGTGTTTTCGATTTTGAAATGACAAAAAGGGTTTTACCCTATCAGCACGTCTACTTGTTTGTGTTTGGATTGTTAGAGAATTGGATTTTAGTATTGTTTTGGTATGAATGCAGAAACAGTAAAGCAATTTTGTATACACTTTGCTATTTACTAAAATGGAATGGAAACACTGCTAGTCAATCAGTAAACTTGATTATTACGTTGGTCCTCAAATTTACCAAAAACGACGAAACTGCTACCAAGATGGAGTCTGATCGTATAGCCTCATTTGGGTTTGATTGCTTTAGTATTATTAGCGATTTGCATTAATTAGATAAATCTCTCTTCATGTTTTGTAGTCTCTCCCAGCCAGGAGAGTCTTCCCACATATCTTTACCTTTAGACATTAATGACCTCACCGTAGTTCTGGCCTTGTACTTCCAGTCTTTACATACCAAGTCACCAGCTCCATGTTTCCCCGGTAACTCACCGAGTGATTCAAACGCACTCACCAAATCTTCACAAGCATCGACAATCTCGTTCCAAATAGTTTCACTGGATTCCAACTCTGGGTTATGCACCATAACTCTGTATGCCTTTTCGTGACATTCCAATGCTGCCCATGGTCTTTTTCTCCACAATTCGACTCTAGCAACTATTCTCCAGCATCGCGCTGATGAAGTTATTACCTTTGGCAACACATTGCAAACCAAATCAATACAAGACAGTTGGTAGTGCGACAATCTCTCTCCGTCACCAGGGAATTCTTCGGATACAAGAATTTCAACTAGTTTTTCCAAAACAGGAATGTCAATGGCGGTATCGCCTTCGTTTTTTCTAATCTCAATCAATTCACGACACCCTTGCAATACATCATTCCATTCATGGAGCTTGGCAGCCACATTAACGTAGTTTTCATAAATTCTCCAAGACTTGCGACTTTCGCCACCGCTTCTAATGGCTTTTTTCAAAGCATTGAACGCAGGTTTGGTCTTGTCCAATTTCAAAAGGGCACTGGCCAAATTAGACCACGCATAGGAGTTGGAATCGTCAAGAGAAACACATCGTGTAAATGCTTCTGAGgccaattcaaattgacCCGATTCAAGACCACAACATCCATAGAAATACCAATTTTCATAGCTCAATGGGTTGACTGTGAGACAATCAAACATGTGCTTGATCGCTAAGTCAATATCTTTTCTTGGTGGcgaataataatagtgtGACAAAGATGCCTTTGCCTTTGCATAATGGCCAACTTCCCATGCTTTCTCCCATAATGAAGGATCTTGTCGGATATCACCCAAAATCGAGATGGCTCTAGCGTCCTCAGGATGGGTTGCAAGACGTTGTAGTATAATAT
Coding sequences within it:
- a CDS encoding uncharacterized protein (Ortholog of C. parapsilosis CDC317 : CPAR2_407790, C. dubliniensis CD36 : Cd36_24630, Candida orthopsilosis Co 90-125 : CORT_0C07130 and Spathaspora passalidarum NRRL Y-27907 : SPAPADRAFT_149801), whose protein sequence is MSSLCGRVGPFHKCIGIPTITSIFSLAKIGLTQTLYFFFATSTMMISFHTLMKYIITIIPEVSYLISFLQFYYTYFTGLLFLLSRIRIRNIQKETTKIIFSLYKNEGALYDFWFSCNIITITTGMIWAFLKHNANSKSKDALVVIIISSVLRFSVMSAHQIKQYTLKRNWLPNAKYVLNVPITRFLQMDSMCMLVIAELFLESKQGISKVALLVLHSILSLLGVFDFEMTKRVLPYQHVYLFVFGLLENWILVLFWYECRNSKAILYTLCYLLKWNGNTASQSVNLIITLVLKFTKNDETATKMESDRIASFGFDCFSIISDLH